The Tubulanus polymorphus chromosome 1, tnTubPoly1.2, whole genome shotgun sequence genome contains a region encoding:
- the LOC141911441 gene encoding acylphosphatase-2-like isoform X1, with translation MASVRNVLKSVDFEVFGRVQGVFFRKYTRKTAQQHGLVGWVMNTSAGTVKGQVQGPEEKLILMKDWLKNKGSPSSWIKECLFSNERNITNLEYENFFVKGGW, from the exons ATGGCTTCTGTCAGAAATGTATTGAAATCTGTCGATTTTGAGGTTTTTGGACGTGTACAAG GTGTTTTCTTTAGAAAG TATACACGGAAAACTGCTCAGCAACATGGGTTAGTTGGATGGGTGATGAATACTTCAGCTGGCACGGTCAAAGGCCAAGTTCAAGGGCCTGAAGAAAAACTCATTTTGAT GAAAGATTGGCTTAAAAATAAAGGAAGTCCTTCATCCTGGATTAAAGagtgtttattttctaatgaaagaaatatcacaaatttagaatatgaaaattTCTTTGTTAAAGGTGGCTGGTGA
- the LOC141911441 gene encoding acylphosphatase-2-like isoform X2, with product MASVRNVLKSVDFEVFGRVQGVFFRKYTRKTAQQHGLVGWVMNTSAGTVKGQVQGPEEKLILMKTWLKTKGSPKSRIDKCTFTNLRTLTALEFSSFDIKK from the exons ATGGCTTCTGTCAGAAATGTATTGAAATCTGTCGATTTTGAGGTTTTTGGACGTGTACAAG GTGTTTTCTTTAGAAAG TATACACGGAAAACTGCTCAGCAACATGGGTTAGTTGGATGGGTGATGAATACTTCAGCTGGCACGGTCAAAGGCCAAGTTCAAGGGCCTGAAGAAAAACTCATTTTGAT GAAAACTTGGTTGAAGACGAAAGGCAGTCCTAAATCCCGTATAGATAAATGTACATTTACCAATTTAAGGACATTAACTGCACTTGAATTCTCATCATTtgacatcaaaaagtaa